The Candidatus Cloacimonadota bacterium genome window below encodes:
- the malQ gene encoding 4-alpha-glucanotransferase — protein sequence MKNLGVLLHISSLPSDFGIGDLGPAACQFADILVERGIKYWQILPLYQTGYGNSPYNPISAFALNPYLISPDLLYEDGLIDLPDLDAARLPVTDHVPYDAVYRLKDPLIAKAADNFLSDIEIYDFIESNALYMKPYLSYITLSKLYGDDNWQLFREEHQHYSPELYASLFKRYGRQMLRTACAQAIVKDQLNRLKDYINDQGLLLIGDMPLYLSYHSSEVWANPQLFDLDDDGNRLRVAGVPPDAFSENGQLWGNPLYRWDVMRQDGFQLFTHRIRNALVHLDKVRLDHFIGYVNYWAVPLASDGTGEQPELPATALEGSWEKALPEDFFPLLRALFPADRFIAEDLGILNAEVCAYRDQYDLPGMIVLQFCFEESVPQVREFPPERFLYTGTHDNPTIREWFGNLAEDSPSRVNLFQFIRSNASLFAGLGLEDVADIERSIHRIICLIAESSGCANIIIPVQDILGLDSSARMNVPGTALGNWQWRLTDFAELLKTPFPCDT from the coding sequence GTGAAAAACCTCGGCGTATTGCTGCACATCAGTTCCCTGCCCTCGGATTTCGGCATCGGCGACCTTGGCCCCGCGGCCTGCCAATTTGCCGACATCCTGGTGGAACGCGGCATCAAATACTGGCAGATCCTGCCCCTCTATCAAACCGGGTACGGCAATTCGCCTTACAATCCCATCTCCGCTTTCGCCCTCAACCCCTATCTGATCAGCCCCGACCTGCTCTATGAAGACGGCCTGATCGACCTGCCTGACCTCGACGCGGCCAGATTGCCAGTAACCGACCATGTGCCCTACGACGCGGTTTACCGCCTCAAGGATCCGCTCATCGCTAAAGCGGCGGATAACTTCCTTTCTGACATTGAGATATATGACTTCATCGAAAGCAACGCTTTGTATATGAAGCCCTATCTGTCATATATCACATTGAGCAAACTGTATGGCGACGACAACTGGCAGCTCTTCCGAGAGGAGCACCAGCACTATTCACCGGAACTCTACGCCAGCCTGTTCAAGCGCTATGGACGCCAGATGCTGCGTACGGCCTGCGCCCAGGCCATTGTGAAGGACCAACTCAACCGCCTCAAGGACTACATCAACGACCAAGGCCTGCTGCTGATCGGCGACATGCCGCTCTACCTTTCCTATCACAGCTCGGAAGTATGGGCAAATCCGCAGCTCTTCGATCTGGATGACGACGGCAACCGTCTCCGCGTGGCCGGAGTTCCGCCAGACGCCTTCAGCGAAAACGGCCAGCTTTGGGGAAACCCGCTCTATCGCTGGGATGTGATGCGCCAGGATGGCTTCCAGCTGTTCACCCATCGCATCCGCAACGCGCTGGTCCATCTGGACAAGGTCCGCCTCGATCACTTCATCGGCTACGTGAATTACTGGGCTGTGCCCCTGGCTTCTGACGGGACCGGGGAGCAGCCGGAACTCCCGGCCACGGCCCTGGAAGGAAGCTGGGAAAAGGCCCTGCCGGAGGATTTCTTTCCCCTGCTGCGGGCGCTGTTCCCCGCGGACCGTTTCATCGCGGAGGATCTGGGCATCCTCAACGCGGAAGTCTGTGCCTATCGCGACCAATACGACCTGCCGGGCATGATCGTGCTTCAGTTTTGTTTTGAGGAGAGTGTGCCCCAAGTGCGCGAATTCCCGCCCGAACGCTTCCTCTACACCGGAACCCACGACAATCCCACCATCCGCGAGTGGTTCGGCAACCTGGCCGAAGATTCACCCAGCCGCGTTAATTTGTTCCAGTTCATCCGGTCGAACGCTTCGCTCTTTGCCGGCCTCGGCTTGGAGGATGTTGCGGACATAGAGAGGTCCATCCACCGGATCATCTGCCTCATAGCCGAATCCTCCGGCTGCGCCAACATCATCATCCCCGTGCAGGACATCCTGGGACTGGATTCCTCCGCTCGCATGAACGTTCCCGGCACGGCCCTGGGCAACTGGCAATGGCGGCTCACGGATTTCGCGGAATTGCTTAAAACCCCCTTCCCCTGCGACACCTGA
- a CDS encoding nitroreductase family protein codes for MLHDLIVKNRSYRRFAENQRLRREDLLALLNNARLSPSAMNRQPLRYRLVYTKEECDLVFPHTRWGGYLKTWPGPAPGQRPAAYLIMCLPREAGPMQFIDTGIAAQSILLAAAEQAWGGCMLGSVNKDEVRRTFRLPEELEIALVIALGVPAEQVVLDPARADGSI; via the coding sequence ATGCTGCACGATCTGATCGTAAAAAACCGCAGTTACCGCCGTTTCGCTGAAAATCAGCGCCTCCGCCGCGAGGACCTGCTGGCCCTGCTAAACAACGCGCGCCTATCCCCCAGCGCCATGAACCGCCAACCCCTGCGTTACAGGCTTGTTTACACCAAGGAGGAATGCGATCTGGTTTTCCCCCACACCCGCTGGGGCGGTTATCTGAAGACCTGGCCCGGACCCGCGCCAGGCCAGCGTCCCGCCGCCTATCTGATCATGTGCCTGCCCCGGGAAGCCGGCCCGATGCAGTTCATCGATACCGGCATCGCCGCCCAGAGCATTCTGCTGGCCGCCGCTGAACAGGCTTGGGGCGGCTGCATGCTGGGTTCCGTAAACAAGGACGAAGTGCGGCGGACCTTCCGCTTGCCGGAAGAACTGGAAATAGCTCTGGTGATCGCGCTGGGCGTTCCCGCGGAACAAGTGGTGCTCGATCCCGCCCGGGCTGATGGCTCCATCTAA